The Winogradskyella schleiferi genome has a window encoding:
- the lipB gene encoding lipoyl(octanoyl) transferase LipB translates to MNKTIKFQDLGTQDFKDTWDYQESLFKAILDTKIKNRREDTGLETDNHFLFVEHPHVYTLGKSGDLSNLLLSEAQLTNKNATFYKINRGGDITYHGPGQIVGYPILDLDNFFTDIHKYLRLLEEMIILTLAEYGLKTERSPGETGVWLGVGTPFARKICALGVRASRWVTMHGFALNVNADLGYFDHIIPCGIKGKAVTSLNVELGVEKIDEAALKEKLLKHFEKLFQAKFVRT, encoded by the coding sequence TTGAACAAAACCATAAAATTCCAAGATTTAGGAACTCAAGATTTTAAAGACACTTGGGATTACCAAGAATCACTTTTTAAAGCTATTTTAGATACTAAAATTAAGAATAGAAGGGAAGACACTGGGTTAGAAACCGATAATCATTTTCTTTTTGTAGAACATCCACATGTTTATACTTTGGGCAAAAGCGGTGACCTATCTAATTTGTTACTTTCTGAAGCGCAATTAACCAACAAAAATGCGACCTTTTATAAAATAAATAGAGGAGGCGACATCACTTATCATGGACCAGGACAGATTGTGGGTTATCCGATTCTGGACTTGGATAATTTCTTTACAGATATCCATAAGTATTTACGATTGTTAGAAGAAATGATTATTCTCACTTTAGCTGAATATGGACTTAAGACGGAACGCAGTCCAGGCGAAACAGGGGTTTGGTTGGGTGTTGGTACACCGTTTGCTCGAAAAATTTGTGCCTTAGGCGTACGAGCAAGCCGTTGGGTAACGATGCATGGCTTTGCGCTTAATGTGAATGCTGATTTAGGTTATTTTGACCATATTATTCCTTGCGGCATTAAAGGAAAGGCAGTTACGTCTTTGAATGTTGAATTGGGTGTTGAAAAAATTGACGAAGCAGCGTTGAAAGAAAAACTTTTAAAGCATTTTGAGAAGCTGTTCCAAGCTAAATTTGTTAGGACATAA
- a CDS encoding DUF1573 domain-containing protein — protein MKRTLNIAILLVLTLSFFNAAPTEFDKYDSKVAVIKFKTEVLDYGTIIQNSDGTRLFTFTNTGDAPLLITKVTTTCGCTVPKYSKVPVLPGETGELNIKYDTKRLGAFTKTITVMSNAEGGNKILKIKGTIVTAE, from the coding sequence ATGAAACGCACATTAAACATTGCCATTCTATTAGTTTTAACACTAAGTTTTTTTAATGCCGCACCAACAGAATTCGACAAATACGATTCTAAAGTCGCCGTTATAAAATTTAAAACCGAAGTTCTTGACTATGGCACCATTATCCAAAATTCTGATGGCACACGACTTTTTACGTTTACCAATACAGGTGACGCACCTTTACTTATAACAAAAGTAACAACCACTTGTGGCTGCACAGTGCCAAAATATTCTAAAGTACCCGTTTTACCAGGGGAGACTGGAGAATTGAACATTAAGTACGACACGAAAAGACTTGGTGCTTTTACAAAGACCATAACTGTGATGTCTAATGCTGAAGGTGGAAACAAAATTCTGAAAATCAAAGGGACAATTGTGACGGCTGAGTAA
- a CDS encoding ribonuclease HII, translated as MKRLVFLSIFIITLLSCQRDYNKTKLPYKFIPTETNAIIKINELNDFLNSIENNEILTDLYNKELKNASKILKNFNTTNPIYIAFADSTHSNYLMLTKNDSTLFVIDSISNHISETLVDLKIEKTQIDDNVVYHKIIGNTFAGSNDLELLKTLDYENENAALSKLIETTDDKSVASILFNSKAPNYSKLLFSDAVAKDNTDFTILDIGYSDKGINYNGILTSKDSSANVLNSFKNTIPQKINTPSIAPYNASSLISIAYDDFSAFNRNLLKDSTTATSETFLNFTNEIALIDDAIILHSLDTNLILESIEDKSNIESFRDIDIYEFGDSDVFKSNLKPFITFEKANYFAVFENFMVFASSTETLKSILTDALNNNTLSNTEAFQSINDNLSDEASLFIFKNSEGLSDVLGKNMIGYNANAVQFIHEDNYTHINGVIQKFKKRAASNSVAETFTTKIDATILASPQAVKNHVTNSHDIVVQDVNNMLYLISSSGNILWKKQIQGKVLGQIEQIDMYKNGRLQLAFTTPNRLYVLDRNGKDVSPFPLKFNDAITHPLSVFDYDKRKDYRLLVTQGKNLLMYNAKGQSVDGFKYKSNGSDINTQPKHFRIGSKDYIVFGAGENLQVLNRQGNVRINVKDKVRFSGNAIYLYQNKFTTTNTLGQLIQVDTKGKLSTENLNLTNKHQITTTSKTLVSLRENRLVIKSRTIDLDYGDYTEPSIFYLNDKIYVTTTDLQSKKVYLFDSQAKSIPNFPVFGTASATLEKLDGERGLELISQSDDKTIVVYKLH; from the coding sequence ATGAAACGACTGGTTTTTTTATCTATTTTTATTATCACCCTATTGTCCTGTCAAAGAGACTATAACAAAACCAAATTACCTTATAAATTTATTCCAACAGAAACGAATGCTATTATTAAAATCAACGAACTCAATGATTTCCTCAACAGCATAGAAAACAATGAAATTCTAACAGACTTATATAATAAGGAGTTAAAAAACGCTTCCAAAATTCTAAAAAACTTCAATACTACCAATCCAATTTATATAGCCTTTGCTGATTCAACCCATTCAAATTATTTAATGCTCACTAAAAATGACAGTACGTTATTTGTTATAGATTCTATTTCGAATCATATTTCGGAAACTTTAGTGGATTTAAAAATTGAAAAGACTCAAATAGATGATAATGTCGTTTACCATAAGATTATCGGAAACACTTTTGCCGGATCAAACGATCTAGAACTTTTAAAAACTCTGGATTATGAAAATGAAAACGCAGCGCTCAGTAAATTAATTGAAACTACGGATGACAAATCGGTCGCTTCTATTCTATTCAATTCAAAAGCACCAAATTATTCTAAATTGTTATTTTCAGACGCGGTAGCTAAAGACAATACTGACTTTACAATTTTAGATATTGGTTATTCTGACAAAGGCATAAATTACAATGGAATTTTGACATCCAAAGATTCAAGTGCCAATGTTCTCAATAGTTTCAAAAACACGATTCCACAAAAAATCAATACGCCTTCAATTGCACCCTATAATGCAAGTTCTTTAATTAGTATTGCTTATGATGATTTTTCGGCATTCAATAGAAATCTGTTAAAAGATAGCACAACAGCTACTTCCGAAACCTTCCTGAACTTCACCAACGAAATTGCGCTTATTGACGACGCTATTATCCTTCATTCACTAGACACGAATTTGATTTTAGAATCCATTGAAGATAAATCTAATATCGAGTCGTTTAGAGATATAGACATCTATGAATTTGGTGATTCAGACGTCTTCAAATCCAATCTAAAACCTTTTATAACTTTTGAAAAAGCCAATTACTTTGCAGTTTTCGAAAATTTTATGGTTTTTGCCAGTTCTACGGAAACCCTAAAATCAATTTTAACTGATGCATTAAACAACAATACCTTGTCAAATACGGAAGCTTTCCAAAGTATTAATGATAATTTAAGCGATGAAGCTTCACTATTTATCTTTAAAAATTCGGAAGGTTTATCCGATGTTTTGGGCAAAAACATGATAGGTTATAATGCCAATGCCGTTCAGTTTATACACGAAGACAACTATACGCATATTAATGGTGTTATTCAGAAATTCAAAAAGAGAGCTGCTTCAAATTCAGTGGCCGAAACATTTACAACCAAGATTGACGCTACGATTTTAGCATCACCTCAAGCGGTTAAAAACCATGTGACCAATTCCCATGATATTGTGGTGCAAGACGTAAACAACATGCTTTATCTTATTTCGAGTTCAGGAAATATACTTTGGAAAAAACAGATACAAGGAAAAGTCTTGGGTCAAATTGAGCAGATTGACATGTATAAAAACGGCAGGTTGCAACTGGCTTTTACAACACCAAACCGGTTGTACGTTTTGGACAGAAATGGCAAAGATGTATCACCGTTTCCTCTAAAATTCAATGATGCTATTACGCATCCACTTTCCGTTTTTGATTACGATAAACGAAAAGATTACAGATTATTGGTTACTCAAGGCAAAAACCTGTTAATGTATAATGCCAAAGGCCAATCTGTTGATGGTTTTAAGTATAAATCTAATGGTTCTGATATTAACACACAACCCAAACATTTTAGAATAGGCTCAAAAGATTATATTGTTTTTGGAGCAGGCGAAAATCTTCAGGTTTTAAACCGACAAGGTAATGTGAGAATCAACGTGAAAGATAAAGTTCGCTTTTCCGGCAATGCCATTTATTTATACCAAAATAAGTTCACAACTACTAATACGCTTGGTCAACTTATTCAGGTCGATACAAAAGGAAAACTAAGCACAGAAAACCTCAACTTAACCAATAAACACCAAATTACAACAACAAGCAAAACTCTGGTTTCCTTGCGCGAAAATAGATTGGTTATCAAATCTAGAACTATAGACTTAGATTATGGCGATTATACCGAGCCAAGCATTTTCTATTTGAATGACAAAATCTACGTAACCACTACAGATTTACAATCCAAAAAAGTGTATCTATTTGATAGCCAAGCAAAATCCATCCCGAATTTTCCCGTTTTCGGCACAGCAAGCGCAACACTGGAAAAACTGGATGGCGAACGCGGCTTAGAACTCATTTCACAAAGCGACGATAAAACGATAGTCGTTTACAAATTACACTAA
- a CDS encoding mechanosensitive ion channel family protein: MRRFVQLIVCGLGLLFFLFVKPIVNYVKNFAGFENWESSILIPQRENFLIALLAWLLIIFLRKGKRIFLKQYDLSAEDNLDARKMYTQINLLEKIIIFFIVLFAAGFILLSFDGIKKIGYGIFASAGLAGIIIGLSAQKVVGALLAGIQIAITQPFRIDDAVVVENEWGWIEEINLTYVVVRLWDKRRLVLPSNYFLEKPFQNWTRTSANIIGSVFIHTDYTVSFEAMREELDRILEHTDLWNKEVKVLQVTDAKEHSVEIRILVSAKNSPTAWDLRVHVREKMIEFLQKNYPESLPKTRILLDDKTKPDTKSVE; the protein is encoded by the coding sequence ATGAGAAGATTTGTTCAATTAATCGTTTGTGGTTTAGGTTTATTGTTTTTCCTTTTTGTTAAACCAATTGTGAATTATGTCAAGAATTTCGCAGGTTTTGAAAATTGGGAAAGCTCTATCCTTATTCCACAAAGAGAAAATTTTTTAATTGCATTATTGGCTTGGTTATTAATTATTTTTTTACGCAAGGGAAAACGGATTTTCTTGAAACAATATGATCTTTCGGCAGAAGATAATTTAGATGCGAGAAAAATGTATACCCAAATTAATCTGTTGGAAAAAATCATAATTTTCTTTATCGTTCTTTTTGCGGCCGGTTTTATATTACTGTCTTTTGATGGCATTAAAAAAATAGGCTACGGTATATTTGCTTCCGCAGGTTTAGCAGGAATTATTATTGGTCTATCAGCTCAAAAAGTAGTTGGCGCTTTATTGGCCGGAATTCAAATTGCTATTACACAGCCTTTTAGAATTGACGATGCCGTTGTGGTAGAAAATGAATGGGGTTGGATAGAAGAAATTAACCTCACTTATGTCGTAGTTCGTCTGTGGGATAAAAGACGATTAGTGTTACCTTCAAACTATTTTTTAGAAAAGCCCTTCCAAAACTGGACGCGAACGTCTGCAAATATCATTGGCTCTGTTTTTATACACACCGATTACACCGTTTCTTTTGAAGCGATGCGAGAGGAATTAGACCGCATTTTAGAGCATACCGATTTATGGAATAAAGAAGTGAAGGTATTACAAGTTACAGATGCAAAAGAGCACTCCGTAGAAATCAGAATCTTAGTAAGCGCAAAAAACTCACCTACAGCGTGGGATTTACGTGTTCATGTCCGTGAAAAAATGATTGAATTCTTACAAAAGAATTATCCTGAAAGTTTACCAAAAACACGTATTTTGTTAGATGATAAAACAAAGCCTGATACTAAATCAGTTGAATAG
- a CDS encoding response regulator transcription factor, protein MRLLILLVFLVMSLVCKAQYSFSGYTNTEEWDRSVYLSIVEDYRKMSGVYSEQIIAKTTADSTGYFEFKGNMLDAENRIYRIHVDRCSEVQQDINHFNGHCNDSEALLFIAKNTDSLKLPLSFGNQVFCSVESNNPKANAFVKIDSLKNDMRFAYGEFRSEANRKLNNKKWFKTLQSFGEALNEPLAELYIYSYLSDRSSDLHSYYVEDLKQNDYYNHLKSRLETTYPNASYTQQYTNELEADRYMLAASDGNSPSNWRVLLYIFLGLSLILNLFFLFQFWKRNQSKIEDLKAKLSKQEQVVLEHLLLDKSNKDIAEALFLSVSTVKTHTNNIYKKLNVQSRDDAKSLFIK, encoded by the coding sequence ATGCGACTACTGATTCTTTTGGTCTTTTTAGTTATGTCTTTAGTTTGTAAAGCACAGTATTCATTTTCGGGCTATACCAATACCGAAGAATGGGATCGGTCTGTATATCTTTCTATAGTTGAAGATTACCGAAAAATGTCTGGCGTATATTCTGAACAAATCATCGCAAAAACAACCGCAGATTCTACTGGTTATTTTGAATTTAAGGGCAATATGCTCGATGCCGAAAACCGAATCTATCGTATTCACGTGGATCGCTGTTCTGAAGTCCAACAAGATATCAATCATTTTAATGGGCATTGTAATGATAGCGAAGCACTGTTGTTTATTGCCAAAAATACGGACAGTTTGAAGCTGCCCTTATCGTTTGGCAATCAGGTTTTTTGTAGTGTAGAATCCAATAATCCCAAAGCCAATGCGTTTGTAAAAATCGACTCGTTGAAAAACGATATGCGTTTTGCTTATGGCGAATTTAGAAGCGAAGCCAACCGTAAACTCAACAACAAAAAGTGGTTTAAAACCCTTCAATCTTTCGGAGAAGCTTTGAATGAGCCGCTTGCAGAACTCTACATTTATTCCTATTTATCGGATAGAAGTAGTGATTTGCACAGTTATTATGTCGAAGACTTAAAACAAAATGATTATTATAATCATCTCAAATCACGTTTGGAAACCACGTATCCAAACGCTAGCTATACCCAACAATACACTAACGAATTAGAAGCCGACCGTTACATGTTAGCCGCTTCAGATGGAAACTCGCCGTCCAACTGGCGTGTTCTACTCTACATCTTTTTAGGCCTTTCTTTAATTCTGAATTTATTTTTTCTATTCCAATTTTGGAAACGTAACCAATCTAAAATAGAGGATTTAAAAGCCAAATTATCAAAACAAGAACAAGTCGTTTTAGAGCATTTGCTCTTGGACAAATCCAATAAAGACATTGCAGAAGCCCTTTTTTTAAGCGTAAGTACGGTTAAAACGCATACAAACAACATTTACAAGAAATTAAATGTACAATCTAGGGATGACGCAAAATCCCTATTTATCAAATAG
- a CDS encoding YqaE/Pmp3 family membrane protein gives MSIWRVILSIICPPLAVLDKGCGSIVITFLLWLCGWVPGVIAALVILNNPER, from the coding sequence ATGAGTATCTGGCGTGTTATCCTTTCTATTATTTGTCCACCCTTAGCTGTTTTAGATAAAGGTTGTGGTTCTATTGTTATTACTTTTTTATTGTGGCTTTGTGGTTGGGTTCCAGGAGTTATTGCCGCTTTGGTTATATTAAATAATCCTGAACGATAA
- a CDS encoding nucleoid-associated protein: protein MIKRHKASIKSCIIHKVGNKFNGTKNAFSDAIVHFDEATYNLMLPYLLKPFVSVAESYRFHHHSDVGLNEINTYSEQLFKDDVDFVEVSKHIVTHLFEQSNSAQIKTGDVLICHFENVQYEDYFTDAIGIFKIENKTEFFQTYLEDNNYDILVQKGIQAKKVDKGCLILNTSDMEGKIVFSVDNNTYDTQYWIKSFLSIKYPDDSNQHTKNCIELCREFSKEVLQPNFGGQEQSNFLAKTVDFFKENEIINIDTFKEEVFDEEDKIQLFEDYKKTYESDNKVLIRNQFDVSEIALKKQKQKIKTEIKLDTNIQIRLDVDAPDASAEYLERGYDEEKKMHFYKVFFNDES from the coding sequence ATGATAAAAAGACATAAAGCCTCAATAAAAAGTTGTATCATCCACAAAGTCGGCAACAAATTTAACGGCACTAAAAATGCCTTTTCGGATGCTATTGTGCATTTTGATGAAGCGACTTATAATTTAATGTTACCATATCTTTTAAAGCCCTTCGTAAGTGTTGCAGAAAGTTATCGCTTTCACCATCACAGCGACGTCGGACTCAATGAAATCAACACCTACAGTGAACAGTTATTTAAAGATGATGTAGATTTTGTAGAAGTTTCCAAACACATCGTTACACACCTTTTTGAGCAAAGTAATTCGGCTCAAATCAAAACTGGCGATGTACTTATCTGCCATTTTGAAAACGTGCAGTATGAAGACTATTTTACAGATGCCATAGGGATCTTTAAAATTGAAAATAAAACGGAGTTTTTTCAGACCTACTTAGAAGATAATAACTACGATATTTTAGTTCAAAAAGGCATCCAAGCTAAAAAGGTGGATAAGGGTTGTTTAATCTTAAATACCTCTGATATGGAAGGCAAGATTGTGTTTAGCGTCGATAACAATACTTACGATACGCAATATTGGATAAAAAGTTTCCTAAGTATCAAATACCCAGACGATAGTAATCAACACACCAAAAATTGTATTGAGTTATGTAGGGAGTTTTCTAAAGAAGTTTTGCAACCCAATTTTGGAGGCCAAGAACAAAGTAATTTCTTGGCAAAAACGGTTGATTTTTTCAAAGAAAATGAAATCATAAATATCGATACTTTTAAAGAAGAGGTCTTTGATGAAGAAGACAAAATTCAACTGTTTGAAGATTATAAAAAAACGTACGAATCCGATAACAAAGTCCTCATCAGGAACCAGTTCGATGTTTCTGAAATTGCCCTAAAAAAGCAAAAACAAAAGATTAAAACCGAAATAAAACTAGACACAAACATCCAAATAAGACTCGATGTTGATGCACCAGATGCTTCTGCAGAATATTTGGAACGCGGTTACGATGAAGAGAAAAAAATGCACTTTTATAAGGTTTTTTTTAATGATGAGAGCTAG